ATTCGAATATTTCGCGGATTCACGCGCAGGCTCTCAGCCGTCTCCAACGAGGTTCGAACGTCGTCGTATTGCTTTAGCGCGGCACGCGCTGCCGAAACGTCGGTGGGCGCCAACGCTTCTGCCAGAAAGAGCAGCGCAACTTGCTCGTTGTCGTTCGCCGTTTTCCAGTCGGCGGTGGATGCCAAATCCGACGCATATTGCGCCGATTCGGCGGCTCCGATGGTGGATCCGAGCTCGCGCCCGAGCATCGCATGGTCGGCCCAAGCTGCGATGCGCAGCGGAATCGTCGGCGCCACGTCAGCACTCCGGTGGAACGCGCGGAGCGCTCCGACGTGGTTTCCTTCGTGAGCATAGCACCAGCCGAGCCCGTGGCAAGAGTAGTAGCGCCGCGATGCAGTCGACGCAGTCCAGCGAACGCGATTGATTCGGTCGGTCAAGAATGCAGCATCCGCAGACCACGGAAAATCTCGCGCCATCGTCGCTATGTTGGCGGTGACGAACGCGGTGATCCATTCATCGGGACACGGCGCAGCATCGATCTCCGATAATGCGTCGCGAAAGCGCACTGCAGCGACATCGAACTGTCCCCGATCCGCGGCGATCAGCCCCAACAGCTCGAGCGCCATAGCGCGCAGGTGATACAGGTGAACGATCGATGCGCCGTCGTCGTGATCGGCCGAAAGAACCGCGGATGCGAACGCTTCAGCACGATCGAGATATCCTTCCGTCCACGCCGTTCTGGCCTTGATGAAAGCCAGCTCGGCGGTCAGATTGGAACAAGAACCGAGTTCTTCCAAAATGAGCTCGGCGTCGGAAAACGCCTCTTCTCGATCCGGGCTTTCCAGACGCGCAGCCGTGCTTGCGGTAAGCACGTTGACTTCCGCGCGAGCAAGCACGCCGTCGAGTGAGGCGTCGCGCAGTTCATCGGCGGCTTCGCGAACTCGCCCGAGACGGAGAAGGCATCGAGCGCGCAACGTCGTCGCGGCGGAGTCGTCGTTACCGTGAAGCATCGACAATGCAAGCTCAAGCTCGGCCTTTCGGAACGCGGCTACGGCGTGACCGAAAGGCGGCCGCTTAGGACGGAGAAGTACTGGCCTTGACGACACCCTCGACCCCCCTGCGGCGCGCCACAGCGCACCGCAGGGTTCCGTTACGGTCGAGACCGGCCTTTAACCTCCGCTCGTCCCCCCAACGAAGCTGGCGATAGCGGCGGCCAGAATGAGCATGGTCACCATGGAGATTTCTCCTCTCGAACCCCGCGTCGAGCGAGGTGGGCTGGGGTTTACGGCCTCGTCGCATGGCGGGCCGCATCGAGAGGGTTTGCCTGGGAAACCGCTGGTCCCCCGACGAGCGAGTTTCTGTGAGCGGCGCTAGGGCCGCGCCCGTCTCCGCTCAGCCGGGGTGCCGCCTTCGAGAGCTTCGACGCGGTGGCGCAGCTCGCGGACGGTCGCGGCCAGGGACTCGCCTTCGCCGAACGCCAGGACGTGGGGATCGATCTCCAGATAGTCGGCGATCTTCAGGCCGACGGAGAACGAGGCGCTCTTCGAGGTCCCCGATTCCAGCTGGCGGATCGCGCTTTCGGTCACCCCGACCGTGCGCGCCAGCATCCCCACGCTGATCCCGCGCTCCATCCGCAAACGCTGGAGCCGCCGGCCAAAAGTCTCTGGCATAGTCTGAGTTACGTCGTCCCGGCGGCGCAGTCCCGCGGCCTTACAGCCGCTCGCGAAGATATTCCGTGAGCGCGGCTTGGGCGATGCGGTCTTGTTTCATCGTGTCGCGGTTGCGGACGGTGATCGTGTCGTCGCCGAGCGTCTCGTAGTCGACCATGATGCAGAACGGCGTGCCGATCTCGTCCTGGCGGCGGTAGAGCTGGCCGACGTTGCCTTCGTCATACTGCGTGCGGAACTCCGCGCGCAGCGCCTGCTCGATAGTGCGCGCGCGCTCGACCAAGTCGGGCTTGTTGCGCGCCAGCGGGAAGACCCCGATCTGCACCGGCGCGATCTTCGGATGAAACCGCAGCACCGTGCGCTCCGACTGCTTGTCGCCTTCGACGACCGGCTCGCGGTCGTAGGCGTCGACTAGCATCGTGAGCGTGGTGCGGTCCATCCCGGCCGACGACTCGATCAGGATCGGCGTGTACTTCTGCTTCGCCGCCTCGTCGAAGAACTGCAGGTCCTTGCCGGAGTACTCGATGTGGCGGTCGAGGTCGTACGTCCCGCGGTGCGCGATCGACTCCAGCTCGCCCCAGCCCCACGGAAAGAGGTACTCGACGTCGATCCCGGCCTTGGCGTAGAACGGGCGCTCCTCGGGCGTGAGCTCGTAGAAGCGCAAGCGATCGGGCTTTATGCCGTAGTCGCTGTACCACTGCTTGCGCGCGTTCACCCAGCGCTCGAACCACTCCAAGTCCCGGCCGTCCTGCGGAACGAAATACTCCAGCTCCGCCTGCTCGAACTCGCGCACGCGGTAGGTGAAGTTGCCCGGCGTGATCTCGTTGCGGAACGACTTGCCGATCTGCGCGATCCCGAACGGCGGCTTCTTGCGCGCGCTCTGGTAGATGTTCTTGAAGTTGACGAAGATGCCCTGAGCGGTCTCCGGGCGCAGGTACGCTTGCGCCGACGTGTCCTCCATCGGGCCGATCGCCGTCTTCATCATCAGGTTGAAGTTGCGCGGCTCGGTCAGCGTGCCGGTCATCCCGCAGTCCGGGCATTTGTCGAGCGAAGGGATGTGGTCGGCGCGGAAGCGGTGCTTGCAGTTGCGGCAGTCGACCAGCTTGTCGTGGAACGCCGCGACGTGGCCGGAGGCTTCCCAGGTGCGCGGGTGCATGACGATCGAGCTGTCGAACGCCACGACGTCGTCGCGCCGCTCGACCATCTCGCGCCACCACGCGTCCTTCACGTTCTTCTTGAGCACCGCGCCGAGCGGGCCGTAGTCGA
This genomic stretch from Candidatus Eremiobacterota bacterium harbors:
- a CDS encoding helix-turn-helix transcriptional regulator; protein product: MPETFGRRLQRLRMERGISVGMLARTVGVTESAIRQLESGTSKSASFSVGLKIADYLEIDPHVLAFGEGESLAATVRELRHRVEALEGGTPAERRRARP
- a CDS encoding glycine--tRNA ligase — its product is MEEITALAKRRGFIFQSSEIYGGIGGFFDYGPLGAVLKKNVKDAWWREMVERRDDVVAFDSSIVMHPRTWEASGHVAAFHDKLVDCRNCKHRFRADHIPSLDKCPDCGMTGTLTEPRNFNLMMKTAIGPMEDTSAQAYLRPETAQGIFVNFKNIYQSARKKPPFGIAQIGKSFRNEITPGNFTYRVREFEQAELEYFVPQDGRDLEWFERWVNARKQWYSDYGIKPDRLRFYELTPEERPFYAKAGIDVEYLFPWGWGELESIAHRGTYDLDRHIEYSGKDLQFFDEAAKQKYTPILIESSAGMDRTTLTMLVDAYDREPVVEGDKQSERTVLRFHPKIAPVQIGVFPLARNKPDLVERARTIEQALRAEFRTQYDEGNVGQLYRRQDEIGTPFCIMVDYETLGDDTITVRNRDTMKQDRIAQAALTEYLRERL